Proteins from one Juglans microcarpa x Juglans regia isolate MS1-56 chromosome 1S, Jm3101_v1.0, whole genome shotgun sequence genomic window:
- the LOC121247412 gene encoding TIR-only protein-like, with protein sequence MYLRVMLIAGKVAVIAATSRLQAFSKCFARPYCRPNHVQTVPVPVPPHDVFISHRGPDTRRNLSGLLYDHLLRLGHRPFLDHRNMKAGDKLSEKIDTAMRDCKVGVVVFSPRFCESSYCLHELTLLIEYKKRVIPIFYNVKPSQLRVGDIYNGTCVTDQKELEIRFSRALEEAKNIVGLDFNSSRGYWSEFLQSASDAIIEQIGQSS encoded by the exons ATGTacttaagagtaatgctaatcGCAGGAAAAGTAGCGGTGATAGCAGCCACGTCGAGGTTACAAGCTTTTTCCAAGTGCTTTGCTCGTCCTTACTGCAGGCCGAACCATGTCCAAACAGTACCTGTACCAGTACCCCCACACGACGTGTTCATAAGCCACCGGGGGCCTGATACCAGAAGAAACCTTTCTGGTTTACTCTACGACCACCTTCTCCGGCTTGGGCATAGGCCTTTCCTCGACCACCGAAACATGAAAGCCGGTGACAAGTTGTCTGAAAAGATTGATACCGCCATGCGAGATTGTAAAGTTGGTGTTGTAGTTTTCTCGCCCAGATTTTGTGAGTCCTCCTATTGTCTTCATGAGTTGACTCTGCTAATAGAATACAAGAAAAGGGTTATACCCATCTTTTATAATGTCAAACCGTCCCAGCTTCGGGTTGGGGATATCTACAATGGAACTTGTGTTACAGATCAGAAAGAGCTTGAGATCAGATTCAGCAGAGCACTTGAAGAAGCTAAAAATATCGTTGGACTTGACTTCAATTCATCAAGAGg ATATTGGTCAGAATTCCTACAAAGTGCTTCTGATGCCATCATAGAGCAGATCGGTCAGAGTTCCTGa